In one Babylonia areolata isolate BAREFJ2019XMU chromosome 14, ASM4173473v1, whole genome shotgun sequence genomic region, the following are encoded:
- the LOC143289555 gene encoding uncharacterized protein LOC143289555 isoform X1, which produces MKKSPVRHRSKSQDGVGQKPDPAGKRGHTADKKARSGPADLWQWIQRQSVSYLPVNWPVKLVMTAVATFVLSRVVSRSGDVKMEDQDIIVYSSIYCGWAIFFLPDVMLRLSTYVMGKLLSIFIRLFLAELVMCLYLYFYKREGYVLQRGVSLRPLLRPEYQWMEEMIHSIRYVVLVGCMSASVVNHLFDRPEILLDYVEYGEEDDDRQ; this is translated from the exons ATGAAGAAGTCGCCTGTCCGCCATCGGAGCAAATCACAGGACGGGGTTGGACAGAAACCTGACCCCGCCGGGAAGAGGGGACACACGGCTGATAAGAAAGCCCGTTCTGGTCCCGCGGATTTGTGGCAGTGGATTCaaag GCAAAGTGTCAGTTACCTCCCTGTAAACTGGCCAGTCAAACTCGTCATGACTGCTGTCGCCACCTTCGTCCTGTCACGTGTCGTCTCCAGGTCTGGCGATGTCAAG ATGGAGGATCAGGACATCATTGTGTACAGCAGCATATACTGCGGCTGGGCCATCTTCTTTCTGCCGGACGTCATGCTGCGTCTGTCCACCTACGTCATGGGCAAGCTGCTGTCCATCTTCatcag ACTGTTTCTGGCCGAGCTGGTGATGTGCCTGTACCTTTACTTTTACAAAAGAGAGGGCTACGTGCTGCAGAGAGGGGTCAGCCTGCGTCCTCTGCTGAGGCCGGAGTACCAGTGGATGGAAGAGATGATACACTCTatcag GtatgtggtgttggtgggttgCATGAGTGCCTCAGTGGTGAACCATCTCTTCGACCGTCCAGAAATCCTCCTCGATTACGTCGAATACGGAGAGGAAGATGATGACAGACAATGA
- the LOC143289555 gene encoding uncharacterized protein LOC143289555 isoform X2, translating to MKKSPVRHRSKSQDGVGQKPDPAGKRGHTADKKARSGPADLWQWIQRQSVSYLPVNWPVKLVMTAVATFVLSRVVSRSGDVKMEDQDIIVYSSIYCGWAIFFLPDVMLRLSTYVMGKLLSIFIREGYVLQRGVSLRPLLRPEYQWMEEMIHSIRYVVLVGCMSASVVNHLFDRPEILLDYVEYGEEDDDRQ from the exons ATGAAGAAGTCGCCTGTCCGCCATCGGAGCAAATCACAGGACGGGGTTGGACAGAAACCTGACCCCGCCGGGAAGAGGGGACACACGGCTGATAAGAAAGCCCGTTCTGGTCCCGCGGATTTGTGGCAGTGGATTCaaag GCAAAGTGTCAGTTACCTCCCTGTAAACTGGCCAGTCAAACTCGTCATGACTGCTGTCGCCACCTTCGTCCTGTCACGTGTCGTCTCCAGGTCTGGCGATGTCAAG ATGGAGGATCAGGACATCATTGTGTACAGCAGCATATACTGCGGCTGGGCCATCTTCTTTCTGCCGGACGTCATGCTGCGTCTGTCCACCTACGTCATGGGCAAGCTGCTGTCCATCTTCatcag AGAGGGCTACGTGCTGCAGAGAGGGGTCAGCCTGCGTCCTCTGCTGAGGCCGGAGTACCAGTGGATGGAAGAGATGATACACTCTatcag GtatgtggtgttggtgggttgCATGAGTGCCTCAGTGGTGAACCATCTCTTCGACCGTCCAGAAATCCTCCTCGATTACGTCGAATACGGAGAGGAAGATGATGACAGACAATGA